The Meriones unguiculatus strain TT.TT164.6M chromosome 16, Bangor_MerUng_6.1, whole genome shotgun sequence genomic sequence AGCCGGGCAGGCGGCGAGAGGGCAGGCGGCGGGCGGCCCTGGCAGTGAGAACACTAGCTGGGAAtcgggaagggagagaaggaatgTGGCCCGGCGGGCACGAAGCAGCACCTGGAGAGGCAGGTGTGCGGCGTGCCTGCAGCCCTCGCGCTCAGTCAGGGGCAGCAGCTTAGCCACCTTGAGCTTCACAGTGAGCTTGAAGCGAGCCCAGCTACTTGAGGCTCTGCCTCACGACAAAACATAACCCCAAAACGCGAGAGGAGGGGAGAGCAGGGTTGAGGGCCTGGGCAGGCCCTGTTTCTCAGTGACAGCATTTCTAAGACCAGGAAGGACCTAGAAAGAGCAGGTGGTGACTTTCCCATCTTCCCGAAAGCAATCCGCTGCCCACGGCCACAGGAATTTGAAAATGGGGAGTATTGGCCCCGGTCGCCCTACTACAACCTGAGTGACCAGATTTCCTTTCAATGCTACGACGGTTACACTCTCCGGGGCTCCGCTAACCGCACCTGCCAGGCGAATGGCCGGTGGGACGGGCAGACAGCGATCTGTGATGACGGAGGTGAGAAGCAGGTACCCCCGATTTACCCTCTCCCCGAGGGCTTCACCCCGGGAACGCATGAACGCTCAGGTTTCCTCGTGTCTCTGCAGCGGGATACTGTCCCAACCCGGGGATTCCCATTGGCACAAGGAAGGTGGGCAGCCAGTATCGCCTGGAAGACACAGTTACCTACCACTGCAGCCGGGGGCTTGTCCTGCGTGGCTCCCAGCAGCGAAGATGCCAGGAAGGTGGCTCGTGGAGCGGGACTGAGCCTTCCTGCCAAGGTGACCCTTGACCCTGGGTCAGCCCTTGCCCTGCTGTCTCCACGCTAGCTGTCTCCCGTCCTGGGTCTCATCACCCTGCCCTAACACTCCAGACATTTGACCTGCTTTGTCCTCAGATTCCTTCATGTACGACACCCCTGAGGAGGTGGCGGAGGCATTCTTGTCCTCTCTGACGGAGACCATAGAAGGAGTGGATGCTGAGGACGGCCACAGCCCAGGTCTGTGTGCAGGAGGGAGGCGGGcgggaggctgggggagggcgCTCCCACCGGGGAGTGTGCACACCCGAGGCTGAGTGTCTGCCGGCACCCAGGGGAACAACAGAAGAGGAAGATCGTCCTGGACCCCTCGGGCTCCATGAACATCTACCTGGTGCTGGACGGATCAGACAGCATTGGAGCCAGCAACTTCACAGGGGCCAAGCGCTGTCTCGCTAACTTGATTGAGAAGGTAGGGCGGAGCTCCCCTCCCTGTGAGAGGAGAGGGCCTGGTGTGGCCTCACCGCCTGAGGACTGGCTCCCTGTGCCCCAGCTGCTCGGGCTCCAGGTCCTGTTGCCCTCCTGCCCTTGAGCCTTCTTACTCTGGCTCTCGCTGTCCTCCATTTAATGTCCCGACCTCTTGTTCGCCCACAGGTGGCGAGTTACGGGGTGAGGCCCAGATATGGTCTCGTGACATATGCCACAGTCCCCAAAGTCTTGGTCAGAGTGTCTGATGAAAAGAGCAGTGATGCCGACTGGGTCACGGAGCAGCTCAACCAGATCAGTTATGAAGGTCAGAGCTTAGGGACGGGGAAGCCAGGAGGGCAGGGAGAGCCAGGGTGAGGGGCTGACAACCCAAAAGCTAAACATCGTCTGgacttggtggcacacgcctttaatcccaacattcaaaAGTCAGGCAggtctcttgtgagttcaaggccagcatggtctacatagcgaAGCAAaaccctaaaaaacaaacaaaaagttaaagaATGTGGGATCTCAGTTGTCATAGACTTCTTGGGCTCATGGCTCGGAAGATCAGTGGAATGAGCTCTTTGCTCTCTACAGACCACAAGCTCAAGTCAGGGACCAACACCAAGAAGGCTCTCCAGGCCGTGTACAGCATGATGAGCTGGGCGGAGGACACCCCGCCGGAGGGCTGGAACCGAACCCGCCacgtcatcatcatcatgacgGATGGtgaggcttctcctccctctcgGTCCCCAGCCCCTGGGCCAGCGTGTCTGCCCTGGCCCACTCTCTGGTCCCCGTGCCCCGTGCAGGCTTGTACAACATGGGCGGAGACCCTGTCGCTGTCATCGAGGACATCCGAGACCTGCTGTACATCGGCAGGGACCGCAAAAACCCACGGGAGGACTATCTGGGTGAGTGGCCCGCGGGGCTCGGCTCCCTCAGCCCTCGGGGCTGGACACTcagcctttcctcctccccctcagaCGTGTACGTGTTTGGGGTCGGGCCGCTGGTGGACCCCGTGAACATCAACGCCTTGGCTTCCAAAAAGGACAACGAGCGCCATGTGTTCAAGGTCAAGGACATGGAGAACCTGGAGGATGTCTTCTTCCAAATGATTGGTACAAACACACAAGGGCATGCGCGGGGGAGCGTGGCTGGACTGAGGCTGCCCACTGCCCTCGCCCTGAAGCCCTGGCAGTCTGGAAGGCTTTCTGCCCTCACACCGCTGCCACCCGCAGTGTCTACTCTTATTTCCCTTCCTAATCTCAGTCTGAGAACTCGAGAAGCCGTTTTATGGATGTGGAGACTGAGGCCACACAGGCTCAGGGACAGCAAGTCAGCACCAAGCCTTGGGCTAACCAGGCACAGTCCTCAGATAGCCTGGTCTCAGTCCTTTCTCACTACTCCACTGGGGCTCCTCATCTAGCCCGGGgagccctccccttcctctgcgGCCTGTGAACATGCAGGGACCCAACAGAGCCTTCAGCATTCTCTTTTCCTGCTAGATGAATCCAAGTCTCTGGGGCTCTGCGGCATGGTGTGGGGGCACACGGACGGCACCGATTATCACAAGCAACCATGGCAGGCCAAGATCTCGGTCACTGTAAGCATCCCAGCCGTGGGGACTTGTGGGAGTGGTGAAACGTCCACACCAGCCAGGTCtaatcctggctgtccaggaagccaaggcggggcggggcggggcctcccGACCTGCGTGGGCTACGTGAGTCCACAGTCCATACCAATAATGTGTGAAACTGTCTGAAAACAGCAGCTCTGTGTGGGCATGTGCTGGTGCCCCAGTGGCTGGGGGTGGAAGCAGGGCTGCCTTGGGTTtgagggtcagcctgggctacacagcaaaactgtctgaaagcaaaaagaaaaaaaaaaaaaaagagaaaagcagggcTGAGTACTGAGCGAGCACGCATGAAGCCAGCTCCAGCGCTCAGGTGGAGGCTGACCACAGCACTTCTCCACCAGCGCCCTCTGAAAGGACACGAGAACTGCATGGGGGCCGTGGTGTCTGAGTACTTTGTGCTGACAGCAGCACACTGCTTCACGGTGGACGATCAGAAGCATTCCATCAAGGTCAGCATGGGTAAGGACGCGTCGAGCCTCTGACCGCTGGCCACCCTCAGGACGCTCGCCTGTCCTCAGCACAGCCCCTGCCTCAGACCCTCGCCCACGACAaggggccagaggcaggaggctgccTACTGAGCGTGGTACCGTTTGCTCTCAGGAGGgaagaggcgggacctggagatTGAAGAGGTCCTATTTCACCCCAACTACAACATCAATGGGAAGACGGCAGAAGGGGTCCCCGAGTTCTATGACTACGATGTGGCCCTCGTCAAGCTAAAGACCAAGCTCAAGTATGACCAGACCCTGAGGTGAGCAGGCCGGGGGTCCCCGAGGTGCAGGGGAAGGTGGGCTGGAGGCCCAGGGCACAGCAGGCCGTCTGCGGCCTCTGAGCgctcctgtcctcctgtctccTGAACAGGCCCATCTGTCTCCCCTGCACGGAGGGAACCACCCGAGCCCTGCGGCTTCCTCTGACAGCCACCTGCAAGCAGCACAGTAAGGCGTGGTCTGGGCTAGGCCAAGAGGGAGTTTAGAGTGGAGCCGTGCTCGGTTCAAGGCCTAAATGGGCCCGAGGGACATGTGGCGGGTGAGGAGGGACTCGGGGTGGACAGCTCGCATGACCCTGTCCCTCGTCCAGAGGAACAGCTGCTCCCGGTGAAGGACATCAAAGCCCTGTTTGTATCTGAGGAGGGGAAGAGGCTGACTCGGAAGGAGGTGTACATCAAGAACGGGGACAAGGTGAGAGGGGGCTCTAGAGATGCCACTTGGCCCGttctcccaggctggccttgctcaCCACACGCCTCCCCTACAGAAAGGTAGCTGTGAGAGAGATGCTCTCCGGGCCCCCGGCTATGACAAGGTCAAGGACGTCTCCCAGGTGGTCACCCCCAGATTCCTCTGCACGGGAGGGGTGGATCCCTATGCTGACCCCAACACATGCAAAGGTAAGGTGGCTCTCCAGTGCCGCAGGCCACAAGGCCCAGCCGCTTTCCCTACAGCCCCTCTCTCCTACAGGAGATTCTGGAGGTCCTCTCATCATCCACAAGAGGAGCCGCTTCATTCAAGTGAGTGCTCATGTTTCCAGTGTGTGGGGAGATGCACCAAACAGAGAGCTTGAGGCACGTGGCCAGTAGTGGTGGCCACCAGGGCCCACCCCAAGTGGCCAGTGAGGGCCAAGTGTCTGGCTCATGTGCAGCACAGAGGACAGGGAGCTGGGCTCCCAGGGACTTCCTTAAGCCAGCTCAATGCTTTTGGGGACCACAAGGTGTCACATGACTCAGGTCCCCCCTGACCCCCACAGGTTGGTGTGATCAGCTGGGGAGTGGTGGATGTCTGCAAAGACAAGAGGCGGAAACAGCTGGCGCCCGCCTATGCCCGCGACTTCCACGTCAACCTTTTCCAGGTGCTGCCCTGGCTCAAGGAGAAACTCAAAGATGAGGATTTGGGTTTCCTCTAAGGGCCCTCCTGCTGGGAGGGGGTGAGGATCAAAATAAAGCAGCAGCTGTAAGAAAGGGTGTGTTCCACATCTTCTTGGGGTGAGGGAGCAGGGGCCGTGCCCTGGTTAACATCAACACTGACAGCCTCTTTGGAAGGCTTAACCCCAACCCCAAGTGCTGAAGAACTAGAGGCTGATGGAGGGGAATAAGCTTCTACCCCAGGATTTTACTGAGACCAGCTTGGGGGCGTGTGAGGCACAAGGAATCCAGCTTCGTGTCTAGAAGCCATCCACAGAGGTTTCCTACAGATCGTCACTGTACACAATCTGGGTCCTCTTGTCCCGGTGGCAACCCTTGGGGCTGTTCTGGACAGCTAAGGAGGGAGGAAAGTGACAGTTAAGGTCTGAAGCAGAGAAGGGTTAGCCCCGAGGTCCAGAGCCCTGTGGCCAGCGGTGCTGCCCTCTGGTGGCCAGAGCCTCACGTGGCTCACAGACTCCGGGCTGTTCTCACTGCAAATGCTGTTACCACCGTCAACTGCACGGAAATTAAAGATGAGAACATCTCAGCCAGCCCATACTGGTGTAACGGTCAATCCCGGTTCCTTGCTGGTGTCTGCAGGGACTTTGCTTACTCCCTTCCCAGAAAAATCTGTTTCAGGCACACTGGGTTGTCCACACTGAGAAACCCCATGGGCCGCACCAGACCTCTGGGACTCCTCAGAACCTAAGTGCTCAGcttctctcttctcccagtcctcgACCCAAGAATTCCACCCTACGGCTGTAGGGCCAAGAGGCAGGCCCCCTCTTTGGTCGCGTACCCTGCCTCTGCTCACCACCCCTCCCTGTCAGAGCCCAGGTACATGGCCCGGCGCTTTCAGGGCTGCGCTCAGCTTGGACCCTCCTCATGGTTCCTCTGCTGCAGCCACTGCAGCCTGGCGTGCCAGGGTTGCGGAAGATGTGCTCAGTACAAACAGCTGAGCTACCCAACATCCTGCCTTCCCGCATCCACTCTTAGGTCATCCTTTTCTCCAGAAATCCCCATCTCAGATAGTGCCAGACACACAGGCTACTAATTTACATTTCTGTGCCTGTTCTTCCACCTGAGGGCCAGACCCACAACATCCCTGAGAGGACAGCCTGGCTGCTGCTTCCTGCCCTGCCAGTCGCTGCTGGGGGACCTTTCCGTTTTTCAAGAccagattctctgtgtagccctggctgtccttgaactcagaggtccacctgtctctgcctcccgagtgttggggcTGGCTGCTGGGAGACCTTTTCAatgctcctctctttccctcaccTCTGAGAGACAGCCGCTCGCAGGCACGTCCTGACCTTTAGCACTTTAAGGAGCTCAAAAAATGTGGAGGGAACAAAAAGTGCTGTGCTgtagggagggatgagggaggccCCATCCTTACCAAGGGAGCCCCAGACAGACTTGCCAGTGGCAGCGTCCAGCATGGGCTGTTTTCTGGCTATGTTGACTTTGAGCTGCACGGATTCCACCTGGGTCCCATTCAGCTGTGGGGCAAGAGGGAAGGGGACAGAGGATGAGTGTCACGGAGTCAGGTGCTGCTGCCCTGGGAGAAGACCAGATAGGAATCAGAGGATGAAGGTTTTCTCAGTTAGGAGAAAGTTGCCTCTAGAACCACGCATTGTAAAGAAGAGCCACGAGGCTGACAGGAAtgatgggaggagagggaggagtccCCACCTCAGCAACAGCCTGATCTGCAGACTCCATCTTTTCATAGGTGACGAAGGCACAGCTGGGGTGAGAGAAATCAGGGTCAGCAGAGGCCCACGGGCCCGGTGTCCCCATGCTGCCTCCTCCCCACGCTGCTCATCCTTACTTTCTGGGAGGGTCCATGGAGAGGTCAATGATGTTTCCAAAGGGAGCGAAGGCCCCTCGGAGGAGGGTGGGGGTCATGTCCTCTCCATACACGTACAGTGTGTTCCCCTTCCGAGGGGCCCTCCGCTCTGGGAACGAGTCTGACCCTGTGGGTGAACCGCAGTCAGCGCTGAGTCCACCCCACCCTCTACTTAGCAGGACCCCCTAACCCTGGCCAAGACCACTCACTGCGGAAAGGGCCCTCTCGGTCTCGCTCCCGCTCCCTGTCTCGCTCCCGGTCTCTGTCTCGCTCCCGGTCTCTGTCTCGCTCCCGGTCTTTGTCTCTATCCCGGTCTCTGTCTCGATCTCGGTCTTTTTCTTTGTCTCGGTCTCTGTCCCGGTCTTTGTCCCGGTCCCTATCTCGGCTTCTCTCATGACTTCGGTCCCGGCTGCGGCTTCGGGGAGGGGAGGCTGAGGAGCCGGCACCACCGTGTTCCTCGTAGCTCCAGTCAAAGCCTCGAGGCGGGCCATCACCAGCCCCAGGGCCCTCTGCTTCTTCTCCATCTGGTCCCAGTTCCCGAAGCCGATCGCTGGAAGACACAAAGCTGGGGAGAGGCAGATGGTCAGGACCGAAGGGGCCTGGTCTTCTTCCAGACCTGTGGGGTCAACACGCTCCCCTCACACCCCCAAGCTTGCTCCTTCCACTCAGCCCCAAACCGTCCAATGGCCACTGAGCCCACAACAAACAGCCGTCTCTCTCTAACCTTTCATACAGAGATTTCCTCTGCGGTCGTCTGGATGACtggggaaaagaaaagacaaggaatGATAAGATGGTTCCCAGGTGTTGGAATGGGTTCAGACTATGTGGCTCTTTTGTTGTCCTCAACTGCCAGGGCCCCAGAACCCATTACCTCCTGCAGGTCCTCATCAGCAGACACGCTCCTCTGGAACGGCTGGAAAGTGGGGACAGGCCCCTTCTCAGGGTCCTGGGAAGGGCAGACACCCATGTTAGTGTGGGCCAGGAAAACCCCTCTCCCCCCTCTTCCTGGCTTCTCATCTAGTTCCTCCTACCGCACTTCTCATTGATgatgtgcttttgtttttgagacagggtttctctgtgtagccctggctgtcctggctgcctagctctgcagatcaggctggccttgggcttAGAGCTCGGCCTAAGTGCCTAAGGCCtaagccactgtgcccagctgatgTGGCCTGTTTTGAGTGGGTGGCTTGGTTTATCCAACCCCTCCTTCAAGCCAGGAAGCACAAATGTAGAAAAGAGAAACCAGGAGTCACCAGTTTTCCTGTGTAGGCGATAAGAACCCTAACACCCCGGTGAGGTATGCTGGCACACCCTTCTAGCCACAGCGACCTGTGAGGCTGAGAGCATCCATGAGTTCAGAAGCTGAATACTGGCCTGGGGAGCAAGGCCCTGTTTGTCTCAGGG encodes the following:
- the Cfb gene encoding complement factor B; this translates as MTMDSLQLCLLLLVLGLSSSEVSTTPVLDSRPQIPCSLDGVEIKGGSFRLLQDGQALEYLCPSGFYPYPVQTRTCRSTGSWSALQTRDQKIVKKAECRAIRCPRPQEFENGEYWPRSPYYNLSDQISFQCYDGYTLRGSANRTCQANGRWDGQTAICDDGAGYCPNPGIPIGTRKVGSQYRLEDTVTYHCSRGLVLRGSQQRRCQEGGSWSGTEPSCQDSFMYDTPEEVAEAFLSSLTETIEGVDAEDGHSPGEQQKRKIVLDPSGSMNIYLVLDGSDSIGASNFTGAKRCLANLIEKVASYGVRPRYGLVTYATVPKVLVRVSDEKSSDADWVTEQLNQISYEDHKLKSGTNTKKALQAVYSMMSWAEDTPPEGWNRTRHVIIIMTDGLYNMGGDPVAVIEDIRDLLYIGRDRKNPREDYLDVYVFGVGPLVDPVNINALASKKDNERHVFKVKDMENLEDVFFQMIDESKSLGLCGMVWGHTDGTDYHKQPWQAKISVTRPLKGHENCMGAVVSEYFVLTAAHCFTVDDQKHSIKVSMGGKRRDLEIEEVLFHPNYNINGKTAEGVPEFYDYDVALVKLKTKLKYDQTLRPICLPCTEGTTRALRLPLTATCKQHKEQLLPVKDIKALFVSEEGKRLTRKEVYIKNGDKKGSCERDALRAPGYDKVKDVSQVVTPRFLCTGGVDPYADPNTCKGDSGGPLIIHKRSRFIQVGVISWGVVDVCKDKRRKQLAPAYARDFHVNLFQVLPWLKEKLKDEDLGFL
- the Nelfe gene encoding negative elongation factor E, whose amino-acid sequence is MLVIPPGLSEEEEALQKKFNKLKKKKKALLALKKQSSSGTASQGGVKRSLSEQPVVDTATATEQAKQLVKSGAISAIKAETKNSGFKRSRTLEGKLKDPEKGPVPTFQPFQRSVSADEDLQESSRRPQRKSLYESFVSSSDRLRELGPDGEEAEGPGAGDGPPRGFDWSYEEHGGAGSSASPPRSRSRDRSHERSRDRDRDKDRDRDRDKEKDRDRDRDRDRDKDRERDRDRERDRDRERDRERERDREGPFRRSDSFPERRAPRKGNTLYVYGEDMTPTLLRGAFAPFGNIIDLSMDPPRNCAFVTYEKMESADQAVAELNGTQVESVQLKVNIARKQPMLDAATGKSVWGSLAVQNSPKGCHRDKRTQIVYSDDL